The Pseudoalteromonas tunicata genome segment TTGAAAGTTTTAGGCTCAAGGGTTTGTAATAATTGACTTACTTCATAAAGAGTAATTTTCGAATTATCTTTTTTTAATTCACTGGCACATTTTTCGGAAACTAATAAATTCATCTGGTTTTTACCTTTAAATCTTTTAATAAGTCAGTAACATTAATCAAATTGGCTTGCTTAGGGTCATCCTTAACCAAAGCTGCATAACCATCTAATTTAGTTTTTCTTATATGCCCGATACAATGAGCGTCGTCGGTAAACCTCAAAATGTTTTCATCATGTTTTAAAAAAATTAAATGAATGAGAATCCAAATTACACTAGTAACCAGAAGCCCCCAAAAGGAAAATGTTTTATATGTTAACGCCCAATCAATTACTCCGTCAGGAGTGATTTCAGTTGCAAATAGGCTTGATAGGACACCAATAATAATAGTCAAAACCAAAGTTATTATTAGGCGAACTCTTGGTGAGTTCATTAGTTATCTCCAATGTTCCGATTTTAAAGGCTAACGCTCGCATTTGCGGCTGGTTTGAAGCGCAGCGGAAAACCAGTCCGACAACATGCGCTTGTTAAGCCTAGCGTTTCAGAGTGGCTAGACTATATGGATTTTATATTTTTCAATAAACGCCTGTCTATCTGAGTCAGTAGGTGGATTATCATTTGTGAATCTGGATATGTCTCTAATAAAACCCTCTGAAGGGCCTGATGGAGCATTGATGACGAGCAAATGACTGTCTGTAATGGCCTTAAAACGCCTTTTTACGTTAGGACCTGCAATGACAAGGTCACCTGCATTTGCAACAAATTCGTCGTTTTCTACACCAAACTCAATTTCTCCTGAAATTAGATAAAAGATCTCATCATCAATTTCATGGAAGTGCCAAGGAGCCTGATTCCCTTTGGGAAGTTTGCTATCAAAAATAGAAACTCTGTTATCAGTATCAGAACCAGATGCAAGAATGGAAGTAATTTCACCTTGGTCAAGATTGTATCTTTCGGCATTGCCGGCTTTGACGTGCTTATATCTCATTTTATATTCCCGATTTATCAAAGAGGCTTAACGCTTACAGCACGCGCCAAATACCGGAACTTTGATTTTGTGCGAGTATTTTCCCGCACA includes the following:
- a CDS encoding cupin domain-containing protein — protein: MRYKHVKAGNAERYNLDQGEITSILASGSDTDNRVSIFDSKLPKGNQAPWHFHEIDDEIFYLISGEIEFGVENDEFVANAGDLVIAGPNVKRRFKAITDSHLLVINAPSGPSEGFIRDISRFTNDNPPTDSDRQAFIEKYKIHIV